Below is a genomic region from Brassica rapa cultivar Chiifu-401-42 chromosome A08, CAAS_Brap_v3.01, whole genome shotgun sequence.
AATGGTTGTCGGAGCTCAGAGGCTTCTCCAGCCCTGATACCGTTGTTGTTCTTGTCGGTAACAAATCCGATCTCCAGCAGTCTAGAGAAGTAGACGAAGAAGAGGGTAAGAGTTTAGCTGAACTAGAGGGTCTATATTTCCTAGAAACATCAGCTTTACAGAACCAAAACGTGGAAGAAGCGTTTCTAAGCATGATCGAACGGATACATGAGGTTTTGATCCAGAAGATAGCTTTAGATAACAAATCAAACGGTGACGACGGTGATGTTCCGGTCGTTCCCACCGGTAGAGAGATAGTAAATATTGACGAAGTTACCGCCACTCGACCGTTGAGTACTTCTTTCTCCAATTGTTGTCTAAAGTAAATTAATTAACTATTCATTTATCTTTTGTCAAGAAGtattcatttattttcatttgtatAGTTCTTGGATATTTAATGATGTAATTTATAATTGTTGAAAAATTAATTGGCTGtccttatatattttttattattatcacATAATAGtagtttcttatttatttttatttgtatagtTCTTGTTCTTGGATATTTAATGATGTAGTTTTATAATTGTTGAAATTATTAATTCGgctgtatttatatatttgataatgataataataatagttcttatttatttttatttttttatatttcttggaTATTTAAtgatataactttataatttttgaaatattaattcggctgtatttatatattctattatcatcatataatattAGTTACATTTAATGGGAAATCACATAAGCTAGGCAATTGAACCAAAAGACAAATAccgaccaaaagaaaaaaacaaaagacaaatGGATCGTGAACCGAAAATTCAACCGGATCCGGTTTGGTTAGTGTGGAGTCGTTTTCTGGGTTTGCTAATGATTAACGTCACCGGCTCGTCACTGTAATACCACACCCTCCAGTTCTTTCTTCTTCCGCGTGTTGTCTGATGAGAGTCATGAGACTAATTCATGAATGATCACTGACGAAACGGTGCCGTTTTTGGCTCTTTAGTGTCGTCTCCATTTTGATTTGACGGACAGTGAAGGAAATGGCGAATTGGATCTCGTCGAAGCTCAAAGCCGCCGAAACGATTCTTCAACAGGTGAAATGTCGAATCTCATTACTCTTTCTATTCCGATGAGAATCTCTAATTGAATCTTCATCTCTAATGGACGTGATCCAGATTAATCATGGAACTTGATTGATTTTGGGATTAATGTAAAACGGTGGTGCATTGCAGATTGATCAGCAGGCAGCAGAGTCTCTTCGAAAAGATGAGAAGCCTGAGACCACCTATGACGAGGCGTTTGAGACCTTTTCAAAATCTGCAACTCTTGTTTCGTTGAAAGATCAGCTGAGGAAGAAAACATATGAAGGTAGTAGTAGTAGTTTGAGAGAAGATAAACCTATTACTACACTCACTGACAATGACTGGACAGAGCTTCTGAGTGCTCCTCCTAATAATCAAGGGACCTGCACTTCTAAGCCTCGTACTCCCCGTGGAACAGCGTCTGTGGTTCGAGGATTGAAGAAGGATGGGAAAAAGAATCCTTTGGTATCTGATGGAAAGAAGAGTAATGGTAACGGAGGGAAGCCACAGAAACAGATGGATAAGGAAGTGTCTAGCCGCCCTTCTGATGCTGATATGGAAAGTAAGAATGATTCTCAGGATACGCACAAAGAGACTGAGAAGGATGT
It encodes:
- the LOC103835918 gene encoding ras-related protein RABA6b, yielding MAEETYDEECDYLFKAVLIGDSAVGKSNLLSRFTRDEFRLDSKPTIGVDFAYRNVRVCGKTIKAQIWDTAGQERFRAITSSYYRGALGALLIYDITRRQTFQNIKKWLSELRGFSSPDTVVVLVGNKSDLQQSREVDEEEGKSLAELEGLYFLETSALQNQNVEEAFLSMIERIHEVLIQKIALDNKSNGDDGDVPVVPTGREIVNIDEVTATRPLSTSFSNCCLK